In one window of Streptomyces griseus subsp. griseus DNA:
- a CDS encoding cobalamin biosynthesis protein: protein MRADRVFAYGATAGLIADAALGDPRRGHPVAGFGRAAARVESLLWGDDRGRGALHTLLCAGGAVGAAALAARAVRGRPALAVALTAATTWSVVGGTSLGREARAIGGALAAGDLEVARERLPHLCGRDPHSLDGPQIARAVVESVAENTSDAVVGALVWGAIGGVPGLVGFRAVNTLDAMVGHKSPRHRRYGWASARLDDLAGWPGARLTAALAVVAGGRPSEAVRAWRADAGRHPSPNAGPVEAAFAGALGVRLGGTLAYAGRVEHRPVLNGASGRDVRSTDIERAVRLSRRVSALALGVCVAGRTVVGRKRGRA, encoded by the coding sequence GTGCGTGCCGATCGTGTCTTCGCGTACGGCGCCACCGCCGGGCTGATCGCCGACGCGGCTCTCGGCGACCCCCGGCGGGGCCACCCCGTCGCCGGTTTCGGCCGGGCCGCCGCGCGGGTGGAGTCCCTGCTGTGGGGTGACGACCGGGGCCGGGGCGCGCTGCACACCCTGCTGTGCGCCGGAGGCGCCGTGGGGGCCGCCGCGCTCGCCGCCCGTGCCGTCCGGGGACGCCCCGCGCTCGCCGTCGCGCTGACCGCCGCCACCACCTGGTCGGTCGTCGGCGGTACGTCGCTGGGCCGGGAGGCCCGTGCCATCGGGGGCGCGCTGGCCGCCGGGGACCTGGAGGTGGCCCGGGAGCGGCTGCCGCACCTGTGCGGGCGTGATCCGCACTCCCTGGACGGGCCGCAGATCGCCCGCGCCGTGGTGGAGTCGGTCGCGGAGAACACCTCGGACGCCGTCGTCGGCGCGCTGGTGTGGGGCGCGATCGGCGGGGTGCCGGGGCTCGTCGGCTTCCGGGCCGTGAACACCCTGGACGCGATGGTCGGCCACAAGTCGCCCCGCCACCGGCGTTACGGCTGGGCCTCGGCCCGACTGGACGATCTCGCGGGGTGGCCCGGGGCGCGGCTGACGGCCGCGCTGGCGGTCGTGGCGGGCGGGCGGCCCTCGGAGGCCGTACGCGCCTGGCGGGCGGACGCGGGGCGCCATCCGAGCCCGAACGCGGGTCCGGTGGAGGCCGCGTTCGCGGGGGCGCTCGGCGTACGGCTCGGCGGGACGCTGGCGTACGCGGGGCGCGTCGAACACCGGCCGGTCCTGAACGGCGCGTCCGGGCGGGACGTGCGGAGCACCGACATCGAACGCGCGGTGCGGCTGTCGCGCCGGGTGAGTGCGCTGGCCCTCGGCGTGTGCGTGGCGGGCCGGACAGTCGTGGGACGGAAGCGGGGACGGGCATGA
- a CDS encoding putative cobaltochelatase has product MSTPYPFTAIVGQDDLRLGLLLNAVSPAVGGVLVRGEKGTAKSTAVRALAALMPEVSVVPGCRFSCDPVSPDPACPDGPHAEAPGVSRPARTVELPVGASEDRLVGALDIERALSEGVKAFEPGLLADAHRGILYVDEVNLLHDHLVDLLLDAAAMGASYVEREGVSVRHAARFLLVGTMNPEEGELRPQLLDRFGLTVEVAASRDTDERVEVVRRRLAYDDDPEGFAARWAEEEAALRERIAAARALLPRVVLGDGVLRQTAATCAAFEVDGMRADIVMARTATALAAWAGREEVTADDVRQAALLALPHRRRRNPFDAPGLDEDKLDQTLDEAGPQENNEGDDRPDPDGGGDGGGGGGGVPPQADGDRTPPPGSEGADDTPSEAPGEAPDAPGRSAGAEQRPVAAAEPFRTKMLSVPGLGEGAAGRRSRARTAHGRTTGAVRPQGALTKLHLAATVQAAAPHQRARGRSGRGLVVRRDDLRQATREGREGNLVLFVVDASGSMAARQRMSAVKGAVLSLLLDAYQRRDKVGLVTFRGKEADVALPPTSSVDAAAARLESLPTGGRTPLAAGLLKAHEVLRVERLRDPSRRPLLVVVTDGRATGGPEPVALAGRAARLHQAEGTASVVVDCESGYVRLGLAGELARELGGTAVTLDELRADSIAGLVKDVTAAGRAA; this is encoded by the coding sequence GTGAGTACGCCGTATCCCTTCACCGCGATCGTCGGGCAGGACGACCTGCGGCTCGGGCTGTTGCTGAACGCGGTCAGTCCGGCCGTCGGTGGTGTGCTCGTGCGGGGCGAGAAGGGGACCGCCAAGTCCACCGCCGTCCGCGCCCTGGCCGCCCTCATGCCCGAGGTCTCCGTCGTACCGGGGTGCCGGTTCTCCTGTGATCCGGTCTCCCCCGATCCCGCGTGTCCTGATGGGCCGCACGCGGAGGCCCCCGGTGTGTCGCGGCCCGCGCGGACCGTGGAGCTGCCCGTCGGCGCGTCCGAGGACCGGCTCGTGGGGGCGCTGGACATCGAACGGGCGCTCTCGGAGGGCGTGAAGGCCTTCGAGCCGGGGCTGCTGGCCGATGCCCACCGGGGAATCCTGTACGTCGACGAGGTCAACCTCCTCCACGACCACCTGGTGGACCTGCTGCTGGACGCGGCCGCCATGGGTGCCTCGTACGTGGAGCGCGAAGGCGTCTCCGTACGGCATGCGGCACGGTTCCTGCTGGTCGGGACGATGAATCCGGAAGAGGGCGAGCTGCGGCCGCAGTTGCTGGACCGGTTCGGGCTGACCGTGGAGGTGGCCGCGTCCCGGGACACCGACGAGCGGGTGGAGGTCGTGCGGCGCCGGCTCGCGTACGACGACGATCCCGAGGGGTTCGCCGCGCGCTGGGCCGAGGAGGAGGCGGCGCTCCGGGAGCGCATCGCCGCCGCGCGTGCCCTGCTGCCCCGGGTCGTGCTCGGTGACGGCGTGCTGCGCCAGACCGCCGCGACCTGCGCCGCGTTCGAGGTCGACGGGATGCGGGCCGACATCGTGATGGCCCGTACCGCGACCGCGCTCGCCGCCTGGGCCGGGCGCGAGGAGGTCACCGCCGACGACGTACGGCAGGCCGCCCTCCTGGCGCTCCCCCACCGGCGGCGCCGCAATCCGTTCGACGCGCCGGGTCTGGACGAGGACAAGCTGGACCAGACCCTGGACGAGGCCGGCCCGCAGGAGAACAACGAAGGTGACGACCGGCCCGATCCCGACGGGGGTGGGGACGGCGGCGGTGGAGGCGGTGGCGTACCGCCGCAGGCCGATGGCGACCGCACCCCGCCGCCGGGCTCCGAGGGCGCCGACGACACGCCGTCCGAGGCCCCCGGGGAGGCCCCCGACGCGCCCGGGCGGTCCGCCGGGGCCGAGCAGCGGCCGGTGGCCGCCGCCGAGCCGTTCCGTACGAAGATGCTCAGCGTGCCGGGGCTGGGTGAGGGGGCTGCCGGGCGGCGTTCCCGGGCCCGTACAGCGCATGGCCGGACCACAGGAGCGGTCCGGCCGCAAGGCGCCCTCACCAAGCTGCATCTGGCCGCCACCGTGCAGGCAGCCGCCCCCCACCAGCGGGCGCGCGGGCGTTCCGGGCGCGGGCTCGTGGTGCGGCGCGACGATCTGCGGCAGGCGACCCGGGAGGGGCGTGAGGGCAACCTCGTGCTGTTCGTCGTGGACGCCTCCGGGTCGATGGCGGCCCGGCAGCGGATGAGCGCGGTCAAGGGGGCCGTGCTGTCGCTGCTGCTGGACGCCTACCAGCGGCGGGACAAGGTCGGTCTGGTCACCTTCCGGGGCAAGGAGGCCGACGTGGCGCTGCCGCCGACCTCGTCCGTGGACGCGGCCGCCGCCCGGCTGGAGTCGCTGCCGACCGGTGGCCGCACCCCGCTGGCCGCCGGGCTGCTGAAGGCCCACGAGGTGCTGCGGGTGGAGCGGCTGCGCGATCCGTCGCGGCGGCCGCTGCTCGTCGTCGTCACGGACGGCCGGGCGACCGGCGGGCCGGAGCCGGTGGCGCTCGCGGGGCGGGCGGCGCGGCTGCACCAGGCCGAGGGGACGGCCTCGGTCGTCGTGGACTGCGAGTCGGGGTACGTACGCCTCGGTCTCGCCGGGGAGCTCGCCCGGGAGCTGGGAGGCACCGCCGTCACACTCGACGAGCTGCGGGCCGACTCGATCGCCGGGCTCGTCAAGGACGTCACCGCAGCCGGGAGGGCCGCTTGA
- a CDS encoding cobyrinate a,c-diamide synthase, which yields MVSTPRLVIAAPASNSGKTTVATGLMAAFAARGLAVSPHKVGPDYIDPGYHALATGRPGRNLDAYMCGTDLIAPLFAHGSAGCDLAVVEGVMGLYDGASGQGELASTAQVAKLLKAPVVLVVDASSQSRSVAALVHGFASWDPQVRIGGVILNKVASDRHEALLRDALDESGLPVLGVLRRAPQVATPSRHLGLVPVAERQGDAVDAVRAMGERVLAGCDLDALMALARTAPALPDEAWAPAYAPVEGPRPVVAVAGGAAFTFAYAEHAELLTAAGAEVVVVDPLRDEKLPAGTAGLVIGGGFPEMYAPELSANEPLRRAVTELALSGAPVAAECAGLLYLARELDGKPMCGVLDAEARMSERLTLGYRQAVAVSDSPLAVAGARMRGHEFHRTVLEPGAGATPAWGMHQPERRVEGYVQRGVHASYLHTHWAASPEVARRFVAHCRAR from the coding sequence GTGGTGAGTACGCCCCGTCTGGTCATCGCCGCACCTGCTTCCAACAGCGGCAAGACCACCGTCGCCACCGGCCTGATGGCCGCCTTCGCCGCGCGCGGGCTGGCCGTCTCGCCGCACAAGGTGGGCCCGGACTACATCGATCCGGGCTACCACGCGCTGGCGACGGGGCGCCCCGGCCGCAATCTCGACGCGTACATGTGCGGGACGGACCTCATCGCCCCCCTCTTCGCGCACGGGTCGGCGGGGTGCGACCTCGCCGTGGTCGAGGGCGTGATGGGGCTGTACGACGGCGCCTCCGGCCAGGGGGAGCTGGCGTCCACCGCGCAGGTGGCGAAGCTGCTCAAGGCGCCGGTGGTGCTGGTGGTCGACGCCTCCTCGCAGTCCCGGTCGGTGGCGGCCCTCGTGCACGGGTTCGCCTCCTGGGACCCTCAGGTGCGGATCGGCGGGGTGATCCTGAACAAGGTGGCCTCGGACCGGCACGAGGCGCTGTTGCGGGACGCGTTGGACGAGTCGGGGCTGCCGGTGCTCGGTGTGCTGCGCCGGGCGCCTCAGGTGGCCACGCCCTCGCGCCACCTGGGTCTGGTGCCGGTGGCCGAGCGGCAGGGCGATGCGGTGGATGCCGTACGGGCCATGGGTGAACGGGTGCTCGCCGGGTGCGACCTGGACGCGCTGATGGCGCTGGCGCGGACGGCGCCCGCGCTGCCGGACGAGGCGTGGGCACCGGCGTACGCCCCTGTGGAAGGCCCGCGGCCCGTCGTCGCCGTGGCCGGCGGGGCGGCGTTCACCTTCGCGTACGCGGAACACGCCGAGTTGCTGACGGCGGCCGGTGCGGAGGTCGTGGTCGTCGACCCGCTGCGGGACGAGAAGCTGCCGGCGGGGACGGCGGGGCTGGTGATCGGCGGCGGGTTCCCGGAGATGTACGCCCCCGAGCTGTCGGCCAACGAGCCGTTGCGCCGGGCGGTGACCGAACTGGCCCTGAGCGGCGCCCCGGTGGCGGCCGAGTGCGCGGGGCTGCTCTATCTGGCGCGGGAGCTGGACGGGAAGCCGATGTGCGGGGTGCTGGACGCGGAGGCCCGGATGTCGGAGCGGCTCACCCTCGGGTACCGGCAGGCGGTCGCGGTCTCCGACAGCCCGCTGGCGGTCGCGGGGGCCCGGATGCGGGGCCATGAGTTCCACCGGACGGTGCTGGAGCCGGGGGCGGGGGCCACACCCGCCTGGGGCATGCACCAGCCGGAGCGGCGGGTGGAGGGGTACGTCCAGCGGGGCGTGCACGCCAGCTATCTGCACACCCACTGGGCGGCCTCCCCCGAGGTGGCCCGGCGTTTCGTGGCGCACTGCCGGGCGCGGTGA
- a CDS encoding ZIP family metal transporter, whose protein sequence is MAVFVALGAFLMTLAGGWVAQRVTDRRHLVLGFAGGLMLGVVGLDLLPEAMEAAGTPVFGVPAALLLFVGGFLVAHLVEGLLAVRQVAHGASGERVPQVGLTAAAAMVGHSLMDGIALGAAFQVGGAMGLAVALAVISHDFADGFNTYTLTSLYGNARRKALLMLFAAAVAPVVGAATTLLFTLPEELLGGYLGFFGGALLYLAAAEILPEAHHTHPARSTLLCTIGGVGFIWLVVGIAE, encoded by the coding sequence ATGGCGGTGTTCGTCGCGCTCGGCGCGTTCCTGATGACTCTGGCCGGCGGCTGGGTCGCACAACGCGTCACGGACCGCCGCCATCTGGTGCTCGGCTTCGCGGGCGGGCTGATGCTCGGCGTGGTCGGCCTGGACCTCCTGCCGGAGGCGATGGAGGCCGCGGGCACCCCGGTGTTCGGGGTGCCCGCCGCCCTGCTGCTCTTCGTCGGCGGCTTCCTGGTGGCCCATCTGGTCGAGGGGCTGCTCGCCGTACGCCAGGTGGCACACGGGGCGAGCGGTGAGCGCGTACCGCAGGTGGGGCTCACGGCGGCCGCCGCGATGGTCGGCCACAGCCTGATGGACGGCATCGCGCTCGGCGCGGCCTTCCAGGTCGGCGGAGCCATGGGCCTGGCCGTCGCGCTGGCGGTGATCAGTCATGACTTCGCCGACGGATTCAACACGTACACCCTCACCAGTCTCTACGGGAACGCCCGCCGCAAGGCGCTCCTGATGCTGTTCGCGGCCGCCGTGGCACCGGTCGTGGGCGCCGCGACGACGCTGCTGTTCACCCTTCCGGAGGAACTGCTCGGCGGCTATCTCGGATTCTTCGGCGGAGCCCTGCTCTACCTGGCCGCTGCGGAGATTCTTCCCGAGGCGCACCACACCCATCCCGCCCGCTCCACTCTTCTCTGCACCATCGGGGGCGTGGGCTTCATCTGGCTGGTCGTGGGCATCGCCGAGTGA
- a CDS encoding inorganic phosphate transporter: MEHITLLLAIVVVTALVFDFTNGFHDTANAMATTISTGALKPKTAVAMSAVLNLIGAFLSVEVAKTISGGIVNENGLRTEVIFAALVGAILWNLLTWLVGLPSSSSHALFGGLIGAAVMSAGWSSINGGTVVTKVLLPAIAAPLVAGVAAMLATKLTYRINRNVTDENQLKSTAKGYRAGQIASAGLVSLAHGTNDAQKTMGIITLALVTGGVLAPGSNPPMWVIVSAGVAIALGTYLGGWRIIRTMGKGLTDLRPPQGFAAQTSAATVILASSHLGFSLSTTQSCSGAVMGAGLGRKGGVVRWSTATRMFVAWGLTLPAAGLVGAGAEFLTKQGPWGITTTAILLVGGSFAIWVASRRQPVDHTNVNDTEVAADEPQGVVTTAMAAVAPPPIGGPASDLSTTIPAPASKPDDTARPAATV, encoded by the coding sequence ATGGAACACATCACGCTGCTGCTCGCGATTGTGGTCGTGACAGCTCTCGTGTTCGATTTCACGAACGGTTTCCACGACACCGCCAACGCGATGGCAACGACCATCTCGACCGGCGCCCTGAAGCCCAAGACAGCGGTGGCCATGTCCGCCGTTCTCAACCTCATCGGCGCGTTCCTGTCAGTGGAGGTCGCCAAGACGATCTCCGGCGGGATCGTCAACGAGAACGGCCTCAGAACCGAGGTCATCTTCGCGGCGCTCGTCGGCGCCATCCTGTGGAACCTGCTGACCTGGCTGGTCGGCCTGCCCTCCAGCTCCTCCCACGCCCTGTTCGGCGGTCTGATCGGTGCGGCCGTGATGTCGGCCGGCTGGTCCTCGATCAACGGGGGCACCGTCGTCACCAAGGTGCTGCTCCCCGCGATCGCCGCCCCGCTGGTCGCCGGTGTCGCCGCGATGCTGGCCACGAAGCTGACGTACCGGATCAACCGGAACGTCACCGACGAGAACCAGCTCAAGTCGACGGCCAAGGGCTACCGGGCCGGACAGATCGCCTCGGCCGGTCTCGTCTCGCTGGCCCACGGCACCAACGACGCCCAGAAGACGATGGGCATCATCACCCTGGCCCTGGTCACCGGCGGCGTCCTCGCCCCCGGCTCCAACCCGCCGATGTGGGTCATCGTCTCTGCCGGTGTCGCCATCGCGCTCGGCACCTACCTCGGCGGCTGGCGCATCATCCGCACCATGGGCAAGGGCCTCACCGATCTCCGGCCGCCGCAGGGCTTCGCCGCCCAGACCAGCGCGGCCACGGTCATCCTGGCCTCCTCGCACCTCGGCTTCTCGCTCTCCACCACCCAGTCCTGCTCGGGTGCGGTGATGGGCGCGGGCCTCGGCCGCAAGGGCGGCGTGGTCCGCTGGTCCACCGCCACCCGGATGTTCGTCGCCTGGGGCCTGACGCTCCCGGCCGCGGGCCTGGTCGGCGCGGGCGCCGAGTTCCTCACCAAGCAGGGCCCGTGGGGCATCACCACCACCGCGATCCTGCTGGTCGGCGGCTCCTTCGCGATCTGGGTGGCCTCACGCCGCCAGCCGGTTGACCACACCAACGTCAACGACACCGAGGTCGCGGCGGACGAGCCCCAGGGTGTCGTCACCACCGCCATGGCCGCGGTCGCGCCGCCGCCCATCGGCGGTCCGGCCTCCGACCTCTCGACCACCATCCCGGCCCCGGCCTCGAAGCCCGACGACACGGCCCGCCCCGCGGCGACGGTGTAA
- a CDS encoding cobyric acid synthase produces the protein MSGGLLVAGTTSDAGKSVVTAGICRWLVRRGVKVAPFKAQNMSLNSFVTREGAEIGRAQAMQAQAARVEPTALMNPVLLKPGSDRSSQVVLMGRPVGEMSARGYHGGRQEALLGTVTDCLEQLRSAYDAVICEGAGSPAEINLRRTDIVNMGIARAARFPVLVVGDIDRGGVFASFFGTTALLSSEDQALVAGYLVNKFRGDVSLLEPGLDMLYGLTGRRTYGVLPFTHGLGIDEEDGLRVSLRGAVRESVVAPPHGEDVLRVAVCAVPLMSNFTDVDALAAEPGVVVRFVDRPDELADADLVVVPGTRGTVKALAWLRERGLADALVRRAAEGRPVLGICGGFQVLGERIEDEVESRAGVVDGLGLLPVRIRFDRAKTLARPVGSALGEPVEGYEIHHGVADVRGGEPFLDGCRVGSVWGTHWHGSLESDGFRRRFLEEVARGAGRRFVPAPDTSFGVLREEQLDRLGDLVEEHADTDALWRLIEGGAPPGLPFVPPGAPPSGAGAPPESRGAAPAPAPQPPEGLDMGRPETQREAGESQGRECAGSAEPRDEGLVVTGRVRAEEHANEEDK, from the coding sequence ATGAGTGGCGGGCTGCTGGTCGCGGGGACCACATCGGACGCGGGCAAGAGCGTCGTCACGGCGGGCATCTGCCGCTGGCTGGTTCGCCGGGGCGTGAAGGTCGCGCCGTTCAAGGCGCAGAACATGTCCCTCAACTCCTTCGTCACCCGCGAGGGCGCCGAGATCGGCCGCGCCCAGGCCATGCAGGCGCAGGCCGCCCGGGTGGAGCCGACCGCGCTGATGAACCCGGTCCTGCTGAAGCCCGGCAGCGACCGGTCCAGCCAGGTCGTCCTGATGGGCAGGCCGGTCGGCGAGATGAGCGCCCGGGGCTACCACGGGGGCCGGCAGGAGGCGCTGCTCGGGACGGTCACCGACTGTCTGGAGCAGCTGCGGTCGGCGTACGACGCGGTGATCTGCGAGGGGGCGGGGTCCCCTGCGGAGATCAACCTGCGGCGCACCGACATCGTGAACATGGGGATCGCTCGGGCGGCCCGCTTCCCCGTGCTGGTGGTCGGGGACATCGACCGGGGCGGGGTCTTCGCCTCCTTCTTCGGGACGACGGCGCTGCTGAGCTCGGAGGACCAGGCGCTGGTCGCGGGGTACCTGGTGAACAAGTTCCGGGGTGATGTCTCACTGCTGGAGCCCGGGTTGGACATGCTGTACGGGCTGACCGGACGGCGGACGTACGGGGTGCTGCCGTTCACCCACGGGCTCGGTATCGACGAGGAGGACGGCCTGCGGGTCTCCTTGCGGGGTGCGGTACGGGAGTCGGTCGTGGCTCCCCCGCACGGCGAGGACGTGCTGCGGGTCGCGGTCTGCGCGGTGCCGTTGATGTCGAACTTCACGGACGTGGACGCGCTGGCCGCCGAACCGGGCGTCGTGGTGCGGTTCGTGGACCGTCCCGACGAGCTGGCCGACGCGGACCTGGTCGTCGTGCCGGGGACGCGCGGCACGGTGAAGGCCCTGGCCTGGCTGCGGGAGCGGGGTCTCGCGGACGCACTGGTGCGGCGGGCGGCGGAGGGGCGGCCGGTGCTGGGGATCTGCGGCGGGTTCCAGGTGCTCGGTGAGCGGATCGAGGACGAGGTGGAGTCGCGGGCCGGGGTCGTGGACGGGCTCGGTCTGCTGCCCGTACGTATCCGCTTCGACCGGGCCAAGACGCTGGCGCGGCCGGTGGGTTCGGCTCTCGGCGAGCCGGTGGAGGGGTACGAGATCCACCACGGGGTCGCCGATGTGCGGGGCGGGGAACCGTTCCTGGACGGGTGCCGGGTGGGGTCGGTCTGGGGGACGCACTGGCACGGGTCGCTGGAGAGCGACGGGTTCCGGCGGCGGTTCCTGGAGGAGGTGGCCCGGGGGGCCGGGCGGCGGTTCGTTCCCGCGCCCGACACGAGTTTCGGGGTGTTGCGGGAGGAGCAGCTGGACCGGCTGGGCGATCTGGTGGAGGAGCACGCGGATACGGACGCGCTGTGGCGGTTGATCGAGGGCGGGGCGCCGCCCGGGTTGCCGTTCGTGCCGCCGGGGGCGCCGCCGTCGGGGGCGGGTGCGCCGCCGGAGAGCCGGGGCGCTGCCCCGGCCCCCGCTCCTCAACCGCCGGAGGGGCTGGACATGGGTCGCCCGGAGACGCAGAGGGAAGCGGGCGAGTCCCAGGGGCGGGAATGTGCCGGGTCCGCTGAGCCGAGGGACGAGGGGCTTGTGGTGACCGGGCGCGTAAGAGCTGAAGAGCATGCCAACGAGGAGGACAAGTGA
- the cobO gene encoding cob(I)yrinic acid a,c-diamide adenosyltransferase, with translation MPQGQPTSVPDDGLTTRQRRNRPLLFVHTGMGKGKSTAAFGLALRAWNQGWPIGVFQFVKSAKWKVGEENALKVLGASGEGGTVDWHKMGEGWSWVQRDGQLDNEEKAREGWEQVKRDLAAETYKLYVLDEFAYPLHWGWIDTDEVVEVMRNRPGTQHVVITGRNAPDALIEAADLVTDMSKVKHPMDAGQKGQRGIEW, from the coding sequence ATGCCGCAGGGACAGCCAACATCGGTGCCGGACGACGGGCTCACCACCCGCCAGCGGCGCAACCGCCCGCTCCTGTTCGTCCACACGGGCATGGGCAAGGGCAAGTCGACCGCCGCCTTCGGGCTCGCGCTGCGGGCCTGGAACCAGGGGTGGCCGATCGGGGTGTTCCAGTTCGTGAAGTCGGCGAAGTGGAAGGTCGGCGAGGAGAACGCGCTGAAGGTGCTGGGCGCGAGCGGCGAGGGCGGCACGGTCGACTGGCACAAGATGGGCGAGGGCTGGTCCTGGGTCCAGCGGGACGGTCAGCTGGACAACGAGGAGAAGGCCCGCGAGGGCTGGGAGCAGGTCAAGCGCGACCTGGCGGCGGAGACGTACAAGCTGTATGTGCTGGACGAGTTCGCCTACCCGCTGCACTGGGGGTGGATCGACACCGACGAGGTCGTCGAGGTGATGCGGAACCGGCCCGGCACCCAGCATGTGGTGATCACCGGCCGCAACGCGCCGGACGCGCTCATCGAGGCCGCCGACCTGGTGACCGACATGTCGAAGGTCAAGCACCCGATGGACGCGGGGCAGAAGGGCCAGAGGGGCATCGAGTGGTGA
- the cobC gene encoding Rv2231c family pyridoxal phosphate-dependent protein CobC — protein sequence MTTPTSEPGARNLVVGVGARRGAPLGEVYGLIEETLRGAGLRTVDVAEVATVDAKADEPGIVGAAARLGVPVRTYPAAALAAVRVPHPSGAAAGAVGTPSVAEAAALIEADELVVGKRVGKGVATCAVARRIPAVLAPFPVSGEKTSTPLVTEGPRPFTMAAMTPPTQNIESAGPDLRHHGDAEVRGENLTDLAVNVRTHTPPEWLRQRIAASLVSLAAYPDGTPAREAVAERHGLPVERVLLTAGAAEAFVLIARALPARRPVVVHPQFTEPEAALRAAGHGVGRVLLREEDGFRLDPAAVPDEADLVVVGNPTNPTSVLHPAALLERLARPGRTLVVDEAFMDVVPGEREALCGRTDIPGLVVLRSLTKTWGLAGLRIGYVLADPETIALLAEAQPLWPVSSPALAAAQACMEPRALVEAAEAADRITVDRDHLLAGLAEFSEVRAVEAAWGPFVLVRLERAAEVRERLRLLGFAARRGDTFPGLGPQWLRLAVRDRATTNRFLQALDQAVQALPARTGR from the coding sequence ATGACGACCCCCACATCCGAGCCCGGCGCGCGGAACCTGGTCGTCGGGGTCGGTGCCCGCCGGGGAGCGCCGCTCGGCGAGGTGTACGGCCTGATCGAGGAGACCCTGCGCGGGGCGGGGCTGCGGACCGTCGATGTGGCGGAGGTGGCGACCGTCGACGCGAAGGCGGACGAGCCGGGGATCGTGGGGGCGGCCGCCCGGCTCGGGGTGCCGGTGCGGACGTATCCGGCGGCGGCGCTGGCGGCGGTGCGCGTGCCGCATCCGTCGGGTGCGGCGGCCGGGGCGGTGGGCACGCCGTCGGTCGCGGAGGCGGCGGCGCTGATCGAGGCGGACGAGCTGGTGGTGGGGAAGCGCGTCGGCAAGGGGGTGGCGACCTGCGCGGTGGCACGCCGGATTCCGGCCGTCCTGGCGCCGTTCCCCGTTTCCGGCGAGAAAACTTCCACCCCACTCGTGACGGAAGGCCCCCGCCCGTTCACCATGGCAGCCATGACACCCCCCACACAGAACATCGAGAGCGCCGGGCCCGACCTGCGGCACCACGGCGACGCGGAGGTGCGCGGCGAGAATCTGACCGATCTCGCCGTGAACGTCCGCACCCACACACCACCGGAGTGGCTGCGCCAGCGCATAGCCGCGTCCCTGGTCTCACTCGCCGCCTACCCCGACGGCACACCGGCCCGGGAGGCGGTCGCCGAGCGGCACGGACTGCCGGTGGAACGCGTGCTGTTGACGGCCGGTGCCGCTGAGGCGTTCGTCCTGATCGCCCGGGCGCTCCCGGCCCGTCGTCCGGTGGTCGTGCATCCGCAGTTCACCGAGCCGGAGGCGGCCCTGCGGGCGGCCGGGCACGGGGTGGGGCGGGTGCTGCTGCGGGAGGAGGACGGCTTCCGGCTGGATCCGGCGGCGGTCCCCGACGAGGCGGATCTGGTGGTGGTCGGCAATCCGACCAACCCGACGTCGGTGCTGCACCCGGCGGCCCTGCTGGAGCGGCTGGCCAGACCGGGGCGGACGCTGGTGGTCGACGAGGCGTTCATGGACGTGGTGCCGGGCGAGCGCGAGGCGCTGTGCGGCCGTACGGACATCCCGGGTCTGGTCGTGCTGCGCAGCCTCACCAAGACGTGGGGGCTGGCCGGACTGCGGATCGGTTACGTCCTGGCCGACCCGGAGACGATCGCGCTGCTGGCCGAGGCGCAGCCGCTGTGGCCGGTGTCGTCCCCGGCGCTGGCGGCGGCCCAGGCGTGCATGGAGCCGAGGGCGCTGGTGGAGGCGGCCGAGGCGGCGGACCGGATCACCGTGGACCGGGACCATCTGCTGGCCGGGCTCGCGGAGTTCAGCGAGGTGCGGGCGGTGGAGGCGGCCTGGGGCCCGTTCGTGCTGGTGCGGCTGGAGCGGGCGGCGGAGGTCCGGGAGCGGCTGCGGCTGCTGGGGTTCGCGGCCCGGCGCGGCGATACGTTCCCGGGGCTGGGGCCGCAGTGGCTGCGGCTGGCCGTCCGCGACCGGGCGACGACCAACCGCTTCCTCCAGGCCCTGGACCAGGCGGTCCAGGCGCTGCCCGCGCGTACGGGGCGCTGA